A window of the Candidatus Atribacteria bacterium genome harbors these coding sequences:
- the nikR gene encoding nickel-responsive transcriptional regulator NikR, whose amino-acid sequence MSEIVRFGVSLEKTLLEKFDRLVKEKKYPNRSEAIRDLIRENLVRKEWIEGKEVAGAITLVFDHHKRELVNTLTDIQHDFHPLIISSQHIHLDHDNCLEIIVVRGKPIEVRGLADELKSTKGVKYGSLSIASTGKELV is encoded by the coding sequence ATGTCTGAAATAGTCCGTTTTGGCGTATCTTTAGAAAAAACACTTTTAGAAAAATTTGATAGATTGGTAAAAGAAAAAAAATATCCCAACCGCTCGGAAGCAATAAGAGATTTGATCAGAGAAAATCTGGTGAGAAAAGAATGGATTGAAGGGAAAGAAGTAGCGGGAGCCATTACTTTAGTGTTCGATCACCATAAGAGGGAGCTGGTAAACACCTTAACCGATATTCAACATGATTTTCACCCCTTAATTATCTCCAGCCAGCATATTCACCTTGATCATGATAATTGTTTGGAGATAATAGTAGTAAGGGGAAAACCGATAGAAGTAAGAGGATTAGCGGATGAATTAAAATCAACCAAAGGTGTAAAATATGGGTCTTTGTCTATAGCTTCTACCGGAAAAGAACTGGTTTAA